One Candidatus Hydrogenedens sp. genomic window, CCTGAGTGGTGTCTTTTTCGGTTTCTGTTCGCTTATATTTATTGAAACAATGAATGTAACCGAAAAAATACATAATAAATTGTCCCTACCCAAACCCATAAAGTCATTTATCGCTGGATGTGTCCTTGTTCTTTTAACATTCATTTTCTCAGATAAATATTTAGGTTTAGGTATTAATACCATTGTAAGTTCATTAGAAGGGAAACGAGTTGTCGAATATGCATTTCTGATGAAAATTATTTTTACATCCATTACCTTACACTTTGGAGGAAGTGGAGGTGTCGTTACACCAATATTCTTCATCGGTGCTACTGCTGGAACCCTCTTTGCAGAGGTATCTGGTCTCGATAGGGCTACCTTTGCATCCATTGGTTTTGTGGCTCTACTTGCAGGCTCAGCAAATGCACCTATTTCTTCCAGCATTTTAGCGGTAGAGATGTTCGGTCCCAATATTGCCGCATACTCCGCAATTGCTTGTATTATAAGTTTTGTAATCACTGGGCATAGAAGCATCTACCCTTCACAGGTACTGGCAATTCGCAAATCGGAATCCATCGATGTCGAGATAGGTGAAGAAATTGAAGACATCAAACCCTTAATCAAACCAAGAGAAAAAAGCATCCTCCAATTACTAATCAATATCTCCCAATGGATTAAAAAAAAGAAGAAATAATATTTTTAGGAACACCTGTTCTTTTATAATACTTTATCTATTGAATGAAACATTATTAAGGGCAATAACATCGTGGAATTTGTGGAACAAATTTTAGATTTACTGCCTCCACCAGGGACAAAAGTAGCGGTGGGAATGAGTGGTGGGGTGGACTCTTCAATGGCGGTTTGGCTATTGAAACAGCGGGGATGTGAAGTCATTGGTTTGACCATGTCTCTATGGGATAATCGCTTCCCATTGCAAGATACTGGCGTAAAAGGATGTTTCGGTCCTGGTGAAGAGCAGGAAATTGCAATGGCACAATCCGTCGCAGAACGGTTGGAAATTCCCTTTCATGTTATCCGACTCGCAGATGAATATAATAAAGCGGTATTGGAGTATTTCCGTCAGGAATATCTCTCGGGTCGCACACCCAATCCGTGCGTTCGTTGTAATCGCACCATAAAATTCGGTTTTCTTATAGAACGAGCACAAAAAGCGGGTATTCCCTTCGATTATTTCGCAACAGGACATTATGCCCGTGTTCATTTTGACCCTGTGCAAAATCGGTATTTATTACTTCGCGGTATAGACCGTGAAAAAGACCAGAGTTATTTCCTCGCCATGTTACAACAGGAGCAATTGAAAAAGATTGTATTCCCATTAGGAAACTTTACAAAAACGCACATTCGTGAATTGGCACGCAATACAGGTTTCCCAGAACTGGCAGACCAAAGCGAAAGTCAGGATTTCTTAGAGAGCAATAAATACGATGTGCTATTCCGAGAAGACGAAGTGAAAGAAGGAGATATAGTGGATGAGCAGGGACATATTTTAGGGAAACATCACGGAATTATCCATTACACCATTGGGCAACGCAAAGGTTTAGGCATAGGCGGAGCGGGTGACCCCTATTATGTAATCGGGTTAGACCCCATAAATAACCGTGTTATTGTTGGGCGTAAAACAGCCCTCCTGAAACAAACTATGAAAGTTATTGATTGCAATTGGGTCTCTATTCCTGATGCACCCGAAACACCTATGAAAATTCAATGTAAAATACGATTACGCCATGAGCCCGCATCCGCACAATTAGAAAAAGTTGACGACTATGGGAAAATTGTCCGTGTTATTTTCGATGAACCCCAATCCGCAATTACCCCCGGACAAACCGCTGTCTTTTACAATAATGATATCGTCATAGGTGCAGGCACCATTGATTCGACCGAAATATAAACAAACACACGAGTTCGTTCATACAACCGCCACTTTATTGGGATGAACCTCGACTATCCTGTATCGTTGCTTACATGTATTTACCCTACAAGACGTTTTGTGTTTTTGAGAAAGATAAAAATAGTGAGAAATTATAATTATTTGTCATGAATTAGTGAACTATTTTTTGTGTATCGGTATTTTAAAAAAGAGGGGATGTTTGTCCCTATTATATTTGGATTGGGATATAAGTTATCGATATAGTTAAAATATAATGTGAATAAATGTTAGTTAGGAATAAAACATAACGTGTCAAGTCTCTCAGGTGACATACCTTCACATATTGGCGTGTATCGTATAGATGAGCGAATTGCAGAAGGTGGTTTTGGTGTTGTTTACCGCGGTTTTGACCCGCGACTGAAACGTGAAGTCGCCATAAAGGTGCTCCATCCTCAGCATTCCTCAGAGCCGAGTCGTGTTTCTCGGTTCCTACGCGAGGCACAAAGTGCTGCACGACTGAACTATCCTGGGATAGTGCAGATTTACGATATTGTTGAGGAAAATCAGCGGTTGGCGTTAGTGATGGAGTATGTCAATGGGAAGAATTTAGACCGCTATTTGCGTGAACATCCCAATTTATCCCTTGTAGAACGCATTGGTATTGGCGTGCAGATAGCAGAGGCATTATACTTAGCACATCAAGCAGGGATTGTTCATCGAGATGTGAAACCAGCGAATATCCTTGTAGATGAAAATGGAATTGTTAAATTAACGGATTTCAATCTTGCTCGACTTAGAGATACCTCATTAACCCCACTAACAGGTGAGCATAATGTATTAGGGACGCCAGCATAT contains:
- a CDS encoding chloride channel protein, encoding MQKLLKEELVLIVSTVKWITLAIIVGIIVGVSTAIFLKILTYCINVTNSYNHYYLLLPVALVICGIIVRYLAPDAEGHGTEKVIEAIHRRSGKIKAIVVPIKLITTVITIASGGSGGKEGPCAQIGAGLSSLFADILRLHDKDRKKLVICGISAGFASVFGTPIAGAIFGIEVVYIGSLLYDILLPSFVSGLISYHVTSSLGITYFYHPLKFSFAFNEYFLIMVILSGVFFGFCSLIFIETMNVTEKIHNKLSLPKPIKSFIAGCVLVLLTFIFSDKYLGLGINTIVSSLEGKRVVEYAFLMKIIFTSITLHFGGSGGVVTPIFFIGATAGTLFAEVSGLDRATFASIGFVALLAGSANAPISSSILAVEMFGPNIAAYSAIACIISFVITGHRSIYPSQVLAIRKSESIDVEIGEEIEDIKPLIKPREKSILQLLINISQWIKKKKK
- the mnmA gene encoding tRNA 2-thiouridine(34) synthase MnmA translates to MEFVEQILDLLPPPGTKVAVGMSGGVDSSMAVWLLKQRGCEVIGLTMSLWDNRFPLQDTGVKGCFGPGEEQEIAMAQSVAERLEIPFHVIRLADEYNKAVLEYFRQEYLSGRTPNPCVRCNRTIKFGFLIERAQKAGIPFDYFATGHYARVHFDPVQNRYLLLRGIDREKDQSYFLAMLQQEQLKKIVFPLGNFTKTHIRELARNTGFPELADQSESQDFLESNKYDVLFREDEVKEGDIVDEQGHILGKHHGIIHYTIGQRKGLGIGGAGDPYYVIGLDPINNRVIVGRKTALLKQTMKVIDCNWVSIPDAPETPMKIQCKIRLRHEPASAQLEKVDDYGKIVRVIFDEPQSAITPGQTAVFYNNDIVIGAGTIDSTEI